The Boseongicola sp. DNA segment TTCTTGCGCAGACGCTCACCAACTGGGCTGGGCTTGCGGTTGGGTCGGTTCGGCCTGCTGAGGGTTTATTGGCTTGAAGTTCTTAAGTGGCTAGTTAGTGATAAATTCATTGATTTCATAGCCTTGCAGGAATAGCAGAGCCGTAAGATCGCCGTGATTTACTTTGATTGGAGCTGCTGCTGCAACCGCCGGTTTCGCGTGGAGAGCAACCCCAAGTCCGGCGCGGTGGATCATCGCAAGATCGTTGGCTCCATCACCAACTGCGATGGCATCATCCGGCGAAACACCAAGCCGAGCAGTGATTTCTTCGAGAGCTTCGACCTTTGCTTCTTGCCCCAAAATGGGACGTTGAACCGTTCCTGATAGTATGTCGCCGTCTTCGATCAGAGTGTTTGCACGATTTTCGTCAAATCCCAGGAGCCGGGAAATTGCGGATGTGAACTGAACAAATCCGCCTGATACCAGTGCGGCATAGACGCCATTGCCCTTCATAGTTGCCACGAGAGTTTGGCCCCCTGCGGCAAGGGTAATGCGATCTTGCAGAACTTTCTCGATGACGTCTGTTCCCAAACCTTTCAATAATCCCACGCGTTCATCGATTGCCGCGTCGAAATCCAATTCACCGTTCATCGCTCGTGCCGTGATTTGAGAAACGCGGTCACCGACACCGGCTTCGGCGGCCAACTCGTCGATGCATTCCTGATTGATCATGGTGCTGTCCATGTCGGCAATCAGTAGCTTTTTGCGACGATTCCCAGACGGCAGAACGTTGACATCGACACCCATGCCAGCAATGTCGCTTCTTACTTCCGAAATGTTGGAAGGCGTTGTTATGGCCGGAAATTCTGCAGCCTCGTCGGGAGCCAGCCAATGCGCGTCTCCGCCACCCCAGGCCGACTGCAAGGATGACACCAAAGCCGGATCCAACTTTCCGGGCTGAGCGATAAGCGAGATAATCTGAGGCTCTGACACGTGTGTTTCCGATAGTGAATTCACGGGTCAAAAAGCGACCCTTTCCCCGCCTCTAGCGTCAATTCCGTGCTTGCGAAACCCTTTTTGCATCCGTATTGCGGTCAGTGGGACACCCCTCCCCAACGAGGGGCATATATCTGGAAGGATATTCAGTGATGGATATGAATACCCCGGCGACGCGGCCGGCAAATCCGCGTTTTTCGTCTGGCCCTTGTGCCAAGCCCCCTACTTTTACATTGGAAAGTCTTAACGATGCCCCACTAGGGCGGTCGCACCGTGCTGCCGTTGGCAAGGCGAAGCTTAAGTTGGCCATCGACAAAACCCGCGAGATTTTGGGCGTTCCAGACGACTATTTGATCGGGATTGTGCCTGCCTCGGATACCGGCGCTATGGAAATGGCGATGTGGAATTTGCTGGGTGAGCGTCCAGTTGAGATGCTGGCCTGGGAGAGTTTCGGGGCCGGGTGGGTCACGGACGTGGTCAAGCAACTGAAACTGGATGCCGTTGTAAAGACAGCGGAATATGGACAGATCGTCGATCTGGCCGGAGTCGATTGGGACAAAGACGTTGTGTTTACCTGGAACGGCACGACAAGCGGCGTGCGGGTTCCGGCGCATTTTGATATTCCTGCCGACCGGGATGGGTTGGCGATTTGTGATGCGACCTCGGCGGCGTTTGCGCAGGACCTGCCTTGGGACCGGTTGGATGTTGTGACGTATTCCTGGCAGAAAGTGCTGGGCGGCGAAGCTGCGCATGGGATGTTGATCCTGAGTCCGCGCGCCGTGCAACGTCTTGAAAATTATACACCTTCCTGGCCTTTGCCGAAGATTTTTCGCCTTACGAAAGGCAGTAAGGTTATTGGTGGCATCTTTGAAGGTGCGACGATCAACACACCATCGATGCTGTGCGTTGAGGACTATCTGAATGCGCTTGATTGGGCCGAAAAAGTGGGTGGACTCAATGGGTTAGTCGCCCGGGCGGATGCCAATGCCAAAGTGCTGCACAATTTCTGTGCGGCGCGGGACTGGATTGCAAATCTGGCGGATGATCCGGCGACATGGTCGAACACCAGTGTTTGCCTGAAGTTCACTGATACGCGCATTGTCGACGGTGCAGCATTTGCCAAGACCATTGCAAAACAGCTTGAAAATCAAGGTGTTGCCTTTGATGTTGGGGCATATCGCGACGCGCCCGCTGGTCTGCGGATCTGGTGCGGTGCGACGGTGGAAACCTCGGATCTTGAGGCGCTGATGCCCTGGCTGGATTGGGCATTTGCCACTGAAATTGCGGCGCTGGAAGCAGCTGCCTGACCCCTGAAATGGCCTGTCGGTATGACGTCGGTATTACGTCGGTGCCTCCGAACGATGGATTATGAATATGGAAACGAAACCAAAAGTGCTGGTCAGCGACAAGCTGAGCGAAACTGCTGTGCAAATCTTTCGCGATCGCGGGATTGATGTGACCTTTGAGCCCGGTCTTGGCAAAGACAAAGAGCGCTTGCTGGAAGTGATCGGGCAATATGACGGTTTGGCAATCCGCTCGGCCACCAAGGTAACGGCCAAACTGTTGGAAGCCGCGACCAATTTGAAAGTCGTCGCCCGCGCAGGGATTGGCGTGGACAACGTTGAAATCCCGGCCGCGTCGAAAAAGGGCGTGATCGTCATGAACACGCCTTTTGGAAACTCGATCACAACTGCGGAACACGCGGTGGCAATGATGTTTGCCGTTGCGCGGCAAATTCCCGAGGCAAGTGCATCGACCCATCAGGGCAAGTGGGAAAAGTCACGGTTCATGGGTGTTGAACTGACCAACAAGACGTTGGGCGTGATTGGCGCGGGCAACATCGGTGGGATCGTTTGCGAGCGCGCGTTAGGATTGCGGATGAAGGTCATCGCCTACGATCCATTCCTGACTGAAGAACGTGCAGACAAAATGGGTGTGACCAAAGTTGAGCTGCACGAGTTGCTGGGGCGTTCTGACTTTATAACCATGCACGTGCCGTTGACGGACAAGACCAAGAATATCCTGTCGGCGGATGCCATTGAACGCCTGAAGCCGGGTGTTCGGATCATCAACTGTGCCCGGGGTGGTTTGGTTGATGAGGAAGCATTGGCAGCGGCTTTGAAAGACGGGCGGGTTGCAGGTGCTGCGTTTGACGTCTTTGCCGTGGAGCCAGCGACAGAAAGCCCGCTGTTCAATCTGCCGAACGTGGTGGTGACCCCGCACCTGGGTGCCTCGACGACGGAAGCGCAGGAAAATGTTGCGTTGCAGGTGGCCGAGCAGATGTCGGATTATTTGCTGACGGGTGCTGTGACCAACGCGTTGAACATGCCGTCGGTGACCGCCGAGGAAGCCAAAGTCATGGGGCCATGGGTGAAACTGGCCGGACATTTGGGTGCGTTTACGGGCCAGCTGACGGACGAGCCGATCCGCGCGATCAATATCCTTTATAACGGTCAGGTTGCCGAAATGAACACCGCAGCGCTAAACGCCAGCGCCGTTGCCGGGATCATGAAAGCGACGAACCCCGACGTGAACATGGTGTCGGCCCCAGTTATTGCGAAAGATCGCGGCATTGAGATCTCGACAACCACACAAGAAAAGTCAGGTGCCTTCGACAGCTACATCAAGCTGACCGTGGTGACTGACAAACGCGAGCGTTCGATTGCGGGCACTGTCTTTAACGACGGCAAACCGCGGTTCATTCAGATCAAAGGCATCAATATTGACGCCGAAGTTGGTGAACACATGATTTACACCACAAACAACGATGTTCCAGGGATCATCGGTGCACTGGGTCAGACCATGGGCGAAAATGGCGTCAATATTGCGAACTTTACACTTGGCCGGGCAGAAAAAGGTCAGGATGCAATTGCGCTTTTATATCTGGATGATCCCGCCCCTGCCGTCGTTGTCGACAAGCTGGAAGCGACCGGCTTATTCAGCCAGGTGGCACCTTTGCGGTTCGACGCCGCCTAAATTTCTTTCGTCCCACTTGCGTGGGTCGATCCGCGCGGCGGCCTGAAGACCACCGCGCGAATGCTTTTTGACAAGACACACAGCAGATGGTTTCTAGCGGCCAATTGAAATGTCCGGAATTGCAGCAGCATGAGTGCGACTTCGTTTCAAAGGTTAAGTGCCGAAGCCCTGGGAACAGGCATGCTAGTCGCAACCGTTGTTGGTTCCGGCATAATGGCGGATCGGTTAACTGAAGATGTGGCGCTGGCGCTTTTGGGGAATACCCTGCCGACCGGTGCGATACTTGTCGTGCTGATCACCATTCTGGGTCCGATTTCCGGCGCGCACTTCAACCCGGCCGTGACGTTGGCGTTTTGGCTACGTGGAGACATTGAGATGTCACGCGCCGTTTTCTACGGCTGCGCGCAGATCGGGGGCGCAGTTGTCGGAACGTTGATCGCGCATGGGATGTTCGAGCTGCCGTTGTTTCAGGCATCAGACACGATGCGAACCGGCGGATCGCAATGGTTGGCCGAAGTTGTTGCAACATTTGGGCTGGTCTTCGTGATACTGGGCGGCATCCGTCACAAACCTGAGGCCGTTGCCTGGTTGGTTGGTTTATATATCACGGCTGCCTATTGGTCCACGGCATCGACGAGTTTTGCCAATCCAGCCGTTGCCATAGGGCGCGCGTTTACAGATACATTTTCCGGCATACGACCTATGGATGTGCCCGGATTCATTGGTGCTGAAATTATTGGCGCTATCATTGCTGTTTATCTTGCCAAATGGATTTTGAACCCGGTGCGCAGTTGAACTATCTTGTGATGGGGCCGCCAGACGCCTAGGGCTATTTTATGGATGACCAAAGAATATACGCGATTGGTGATGTGCACGGCCAGCTTGACGAGCTGAAGTCGGCACACCGCAGGATTGCACGGGATGCCCAGGCCAGCGGAGGCCCGGCGCAGGTTGTTCATGTTGGCGATCTGGTGGATCGGGGCCCAAATAGCCGCGGTGTTATCGAGTATCTGATGGATGGCATGGCACGTGGCGAGAACTGGGTAATCGTCAAAGGCAATCACGACCGGTTTCTGGCCAACTATGTTCGCACTGGCGAAACGACCGACGGGCGACTAAGGGCGGGTTTGACGTGGCTCAGCCCGGGAATGGGTGGCGCAGAGACATTAAGATCCTATGGGGCCGAGAAACGGCGGTTGGAAGGCGCGGACAAGTTTCACGCGCGCGCCGCGAAGAAAGTGCCCATAGCGCATGTTGAGTTCATCGAGGGTTTGCCGCTGTGGCATCGGGTTGGTGGCATGATTTTTGTGCATGCCGGTATTCGTCCTGGCTTTCCGATTGAAGCGCAGGACGAAGATGACCTTTTGTGGATACGCGACGAATTTCTGTGGCGGCTGGAAGATCACGAGGCGCTGATCGTGCATGGTCATACACCTGTCGATGCGCCGACGCATTACGGCAACCGGGTTAATCTGGATGTCGGGGCCGCCTATGGGCATCCTCTGGTGCCGGTGGTCTTTCAAGATGGCGCGTGTTTCGCCCTGGAGGACGGCGGGCGGACACCTGTGGTGTCGCCGGGCGGTCAGGGCTGATTAGCTCCAATACATTTCGGCAGATGGTGCGCGGTCGTAGATCAGGTGGAATTCGTCCAGTTGAGGCGGCGCGATACCTGCGTGGGACATTTGCACATGAGCTTGGCCGCGGTGGTGTGTCTGGTGTTGGAACAGATGCAGCAGAACGGCTGATACGCTTTCTTCAACCGGGCCGCTTGAACGATCGGTGATACATGTTTCGGTCAGAACTTCCGGTGACAAAGCGTCGCAAAAGGTCGCAAGGCGCATATCGGCCTCGGCTTGTTGTCTGGCGAGATCCGAAGCGGTTTCGATATCGGCGCGGTTAAAGACGGACCTGCCTTGACCAGCGCTTTCCAGCGCGTCGATATAGTAGAGATCTACCGACAGGATATGGTTCAGTGTATCCGCAATCGACGGGAAAAACCCAGGTCGATCTGCCTGGAAGGCCATGTCAGATATCTCCTGCATAGCCTTATACAGCGTGGCATTTGCCCAGGCGTTATTGAGGGCCATTGTTATGTATGGAGTCACCAAAACACCTCCGTGATCGCGCCAGCCCATGGCTTAGCAATGCGGCAAAGCAAGTGATCTTCTTCTGTCTAAAAATACTTAATGTAGAAAACAGCGCCAATTGACATTCATGTCAATTGGCGCGTCGCGACGTGCCGTCAGGCACGGCGCAAAACCTATTTGCGTTTTTGCCACCAACGGAAACCAACGATCATTCCGACGGTAATGATAATCCAAAATATGACGTCGCCCATGGGGTGCACCGTGCCATTTGAAGCGCTGCTGTCAACAGTTTTAGAGCTGCAAAATACTACGAAGAGATGCGGGCCGCGCCTGAATTATGTCCAATCCAGAACGATCTTGCCGGATTGGCCGGATTTCATGATCTCGAACCCGGACCGGAAGTCGTCGACCGGCATACGATGGGTGATGACATTTCGTACATCCAGTCCGTTTTCCAACATGGCAATCATCTTGTACCACGTCTCAAAGATTTCGCGTCCATAGACGCCTTTTATGGTGATGGCTTTGAATACAATCCGGGACCAGTCGACTGGCGACTTGCCGGGCGGGATACCCAGCAACGCTATGCGCCCGCCCATGACCAAGGCTTCGATCATCTGATCCATAGCCTTTTGGTTGCCAGATATCTCGAGGCCGATGTCGAAACCTTCCTTCATTTTCAGGCCGGCGATGACATCCTGAAGATCTTCCTTGGCGACATTTACAGGCACAACGTCTGCAACTTTTTCCGCCAAGGCCAGCCGGTCTGCGTTGATATCGGTAATAACCACATGACGCGCTCCGACGTGACGCGCCACCGCAGCGGCCATGATGCCAATGGGTCCGGCCCCGGTCACCAGCACATCTTCACCGATCAAATCAAAACTGAGCGCGGTGTGCACCGCATTTCCCAAAGGGTCCAGGATCGCGCCGATCTCGTCGTCAATCATGTCGGGAAGAGGTACTGCGTTGAAGGCCGGGAGTTTCAGGTATTCGGCAAAGGCGCCCTGTTCATTTACGCCGATACCGCGCGTTTCTGGGTCAAGGTGGAATTTACCTGCGCGCGATTGTCGGGAGTGTTTGCCGATCAGATGGCCTTCACCGGATACCCGCTGTCCCAATGCCAGATCGGTGACGTTTCGACCAAGTTCGACAATTTCACCGGCAAACTCGTGCCCGGTGATCAGGGGGACGGGAACCGTGCGCTGGGCCCAGTCGTCCCAATCCCAGATGTGAATATCGGTACCACAGATGCCGGTCATGTTGATGCGGATGAGGATGTCATCGGGGCCAACCTCGGGAACCGGTGCCTCTATCATGTCCAGACCCGGAGCCGGTTTGGTTTTGGCGAGAGCTTTCATCTGATTGGTCATATTCGCGCCTTTCGGGGCTCTGCCCCCGGTGCCTGCGGCACCTCCCCCGGGATATTTTTGGGCCGATAATGCATCCAGATCATTTTGAAACTTCTGGTGCGTATGTGAAAGCCAGCCATGTCCAAGTGACGCCAGAGCGCTGATTGCAGGCCTGGCTGGACGCGGCCGGTTTGTTCAGGGTGTTCTGGAAACCGTGGGTTTGCGCTTGTGCAATTGTCCTTTCGGCCGAGACGGGATGGGCGGGTCGGTCGGCGGGTGCAGGCCCGTGGCGCAATGACATGATAAGGGTCGCATCGCGGCGTAGGACCTTTGCAAGACTTGCGAACCCAATGTCACGGTCATGATCCGAGAGGTGGTGCCAGACGGCGTTGATATTGGCGAAGTCGAAGCTGCCAGCGGTTTCGCAGGTTTTGGTCAGATGTGGCAGCGCGTCGTTCAGCCAGGTTATCGAGGCTTCGCTGTGGCGTGACAATCGTCCACCATGATGAGGGCATCGTATTTGTCGGCCAGCACACGAATTTCGGGGAGGTTTGCGAGAGTGCCGTCCATGGAAAAGACACCATCAGTAATGATCATGACAAAGCGGGCACCAGCGGTGCGAGCCTCTTTCAGGTTCGCCTCGAGGTCATTCATATCGGAGTTGGCGTAGCGATAGCGGCGTGCCTTGCACAGACGAATGCCGTCGATGATGGAGGCATGGTTCAGAGAATCCGAAATGATCGCATCTTCTGGACCCAAGAGAGGTTCGAACACGGCGGCATTGGCATCAAAACAGGCGGCGAACAGGATCGCGTCATCCATGTTCAAGAAAGCGGCCAGTTCTGCTTCCAGCGATTGGTGCAGGTCCTGGGTTCCACAAATGAAGCGGACAGACGCCATGCCGTAGCCATGTGTGTCGAGCGTCTTGTGTGCGGCATCGATCAGGCGCGGATTATCTGCAAGCCCAAGGTAATTATTGGCGCAAAGGTTCAGGAGAGGTTTGCCTGCGACGCGGATGTTCGTCGACTGAGGCGTTGTGATGGCGCGTTCGCGTTTCGTCAGCCCATCGGCGTCGATAGTTGCCAGGGTTGTCTCGAGGTGCGCCGCGAAATCAGACATGAGTGGTCTCCGTTTCCGGCGTGAATACACTATAACGGATACTTCGGCAATATATAGGATATTAATCTTATGTGAACTGCACGATGAGAAGAGCTTTTGCATCTCCGTTATGGGCCGCCAAAGTATGGGGTCCGTCGGCGGGATAGCGCGCGCTGTCGCCTTGCCCAAGAAGATCGGTGCTGTCAGCGGCACCAAGGGCTATTTGCCCCTTGATCACTGTCAGATGCTCGCGGGTGCCTGGGCTATGTGGATCGCTGTCCAGAACACCTCCGGCTGCAAATGTGAGTTCGTATACTTCGTGGCGACCCACTTCTTCTGGGGGGCTGAGAATGCGGATGGTGCAGTCTTTGCCCAAGCCTTCGATAAGAGGGGCGGCGTCGGCGCGAATGACGGCAATTGCGGGCGCTTCGCGATCATCCAAGAGGCCGCCAATATCGATGCCCAGCGCCTGAGTGATGTTCCAGAGTGTGGCGACGGTTGGCGAGCTTTCACCGCGTTCGATCTGGCTGACCATCGAACGCGAGACGCCCGAAAGCTGCGCGAGTGCGTCCAGAGACAGGCCCTTTTCGGTGCGCATCACTTTCAGACGGGTGGCAATTCGAGACTGGATTTCCGGCTTGGTCATGGGGCGCGACATTCACCCGGGGATGTCTGCGGTGTCAATGCCGGGTGTAGCGAGGGCGGCTGTGTTTTCACTGAGTTAGATGGTGGGCCTGCTGTAATCCATTGAATTATTTCCGTTTTCAAACCGAGAAAGGCGCATGACGACGGGTGAATGCGTTCTGCGGGCGTCGCGGCAAGTTAAGAAGTTGTTTACCGGAATACCGGCATAAAGTTTCCGACAACCCGAAATCTGGACGGGACGGAGAGTGTTCATGGAGTTGGCAGATCAATTCGCGTCTGAACGCCGGACGCGGCTGGCGGCGGAACGTTTGATGGCGCAAATGAAAACAGAGTTAAGCGATGCCAACCGCGCCCTATCGCGTCACGCGCAATCGCTGAGCACCGAAATTGTCAGTAGTCGAGAAGAGATCGGACGGGTCAAGACCGAAGCTGAAACACTTAAATCAGAGGTCACGCACGTGCGTGAAGATTTGGTGCGCGCTGAAAGTGCAATGGTGATTGCAGAACGCAGACTTTGGGATTCGCTTGAGACCATTCGAGATGGGTTTGCAGTGTTTGGTCCCGATAACAATATGATTGTTGCAAACCGGGCGTATCTGGCGATTTTTGAAGGGTTAGAGATGGTCCAGCCGGGCATCCCAATGTCGGAGCTGGTTGAGCTTTTGGCGGATGAGGGCATCGTTGATACTGGCGGGCTTTCGTCAAGAGCCTGGCAAGCGGGAATGCTGCGCCGCCTTGACCAACCCAGGATCGAGCAGTCTATTTTAAAGCTGTGGAACGGCCAGTATATCCGATTGATCGATAGAAGAACGGGTCACGGTGACCTTGTTACATTGGCGCTGAACATCACTGAGCAAACCAAACGCGAAGAGCAGCTAAGGGAAGCTCGCGAGAAAGCTGAAGCGGCAAACAGAGCCAAGTCAGCGTTTCTTGCCAATATGAGCCATGAGATTCGTACACCAATGAACGGGGTCGTCGCGATGGCGGACTTGATGACCGAAACGGCAATGGATGAGGAGCAGCGCGCCTACGTCGAAACCATACGATCGTCTGGCGAAGCATTATTGGTGATCATCAATGACGTTCTTGATTACTCGAAAATCGAGGCCGACCAGATCAGTTTTAAGTCACAGCCGTTTGATCTGGAGAAGTGCATCCACGAGGTTGTGACCCTTTTGCAGCCGGGCGCTTTGGACAAAGGTTTGCAGATTGCGGTGGATTACGATCTTTTCATGCCGACGTCTTATACGGGCGACGCCGGACGCATTCGCCAAATTCTGACCAACCTCGTTGGGAATGCGATCAAGTTCACCGAGGAAGGGCACATTGTTATTCGCGTTGTTGGATTGCCAGGGGAAGGCGACCGGGACTATCGCGTTCACATAACAGTGGAAGATACCGGTATTGGCATCCCGGCAGATAAGCTGGAAACGGTCTTCAGAGAATTTCAACAGGTCGAAAACGAACGTGACCGAACCCACGATGGAACTGGGCTGGGTCTGGCCATAACACAGCGGCTGGTCACGGCCATGGGCGGCGAGGTTTGGGTGGATTCTCGTGAGAATGTTGGATCCGGCTTTGGATTTTTCTTGCCGATGGTTGCGATCGAAGATGTTGAACCGGATGACATATCCGCCCCTAAATGGATGGAGCGCGCAATAGTGTTGGATGCGCCGGGCATGAACCGGACCGTTTTACAAAAGCAGCTGGGGTTGATCGGCCTGAAGACGGTCATGGCGGACTCGGTGAATGCAATTGTCGAGGCGCAGCCCCACGAAAAAGACATTGTTTTTCTGGGGCACGGCGTCGGTGAAGAAAATGAGTTTCGAATGGCAGAAAAACTGCGCGGCCAGTTTCCTGTTGCCGGGATGTTTTTGTTGGTCAGTGGCCCGACACGGGTTCCTGAGGGCGGAATGGCTTTTGACCGGCTGTTACAGCGACCGGTTTTGCGGGCTGCGATGATGGATTGTTTACTGTCGCTGGAGGAACCTGCTTTGCAGGAAAAGGTTGAGGAGCCTTCGAACGCGCCTATCCGTGCTGATGTAGATCAATCGGATGTCGTGCGCGAAGACGAATTCAGTGCTGTGACGAGAACAACACCGGTTGAAGCGGAGGCAACCTGGTCGATTGAAGAGATAGGACCGCAAGCAGGTGCGGCGGAAGCGCCAGATCCCACTGAGGTTCCGGAAGTCGCGAGGAATTCCTCCGCTTCAGCGGATACGACATCCGAGCGAGACCTTGATGCGCCTACATCGGAAAAACTGACATTGTTGGGCGACAGAGTAGATCACCCCCCGACAGTCCAAAGCAACAAACCTGTCAACCAATCTCGGACAGGGTCAGATCACTTTGAGTTCCATGCGCCAGCACATTCCAAACCCGATGCACCTGTACCTGTTTCTGACCCAGCCGTTGACAAGGTGTGGATGCCGGGAGTCGGCAAGGCCGAGGCAGAACCGCCCGCGCCGCAGATCCCTAGGCCGATGCGGGTCTTGGCGGCAGAGGACAATCGCACCAATCGCTTTGTTATTGAGAAAATGTTGAAGGATCTGAACATCGATCTGGTTTTCGCGGTGAACGGTGTCGAGGCGGTTGAATTGTTCGAAAATTGGGCACCAGACATCGTATTTACTGATATTTCGATGCCGAAAATGGACGGGAAGGAAGCGACCCGCCGCATCCGCTTTATTGAAGCCGAACGCGGGTCAGAACCCTGCCCGATCATTGCGATCACCGCCCATGCAATGGACGGAGACGCCGAGGACATTCTTGCGTCCGGCGTCGATCATTATTTGACCAAACCCTTGAAAAAAAGCAGTTAATAGACCACATTCTGACAGCGCAACCCCTGGAAGCCGAACCTGCGTTGCCAATGCCGCAGGAAGACGACGGCTCGCGGATGGAAGAAAAGGCGAGTGCCACGGCGGCGGAATGAATGGTCAGGCGGCCTGACCGGCAATTGCGGGCTGTGCATCACGATGAAAAATCAATTGACCATCGCCACTCAGATCAGGTTGGAATTTGTAGCCTCCAGCATCAAAGTCGGCCAGTCCATCCACCGTTGTGACCCGGTTTTCGACGATGAACCTTGCCATGGCACCGCGGGCCTTTTTGGCGAAAAAGCTGACATTCTTCGGTGAGTTGTTTTTGACTTCGAAAAAATGCGGCGTGATGATCTGAGGCTTCAGTGCTTTTGGATCGACAGCACCGAAGTACTCCTGGCTGGCACAATTAACCAGAAATGTCGTGCCTATCGCTTCGGCTTGGGCATTCAGGGCCTTGGAAATGTCCTTGCCCCAGAATTCGTAGAGCGACTTGCCCCGACGAGTTTTCAATCGGCTGCCCATTTCCAGACGATAGGGTTGAATGGCATCAAGGGGTCGCAGCACACCGTAGAGGCCGGACAAGATGCGCAGGTGCGACTGTGCGCGCTCAAGGGCTTGTTCGTCCAGTGAGTTAGCATCGAGCCCGATGTAGGTGTCGCCGGCAAAGGCGAAAATGGCAGGGCGGGTGGCTTCTTCGGCGGGCTCAGACTCGTAAGACTTGAAACGCTCGCGGTTCAGTCTGGCAAGATCGTCGGAAATATCCATCAGCGACTTTAGCTTGCCGAGCGAAAGTTGGCGTGCGTGTCCGGCGAGGCGGCTTGCTTCGCTGTCAAATATCGGAGTGGTCATTTTTGCCTGGCATGGTGACCAGTCGAGGCGTTTGGCGGGGGAAATCACGGTCAGCATGGCGGTCTCCGAGTGGCTTTGTTCAGAGCTAGTTCATCGTGCTTGAAATGCAAAGACCGAGGGTGGAGCGGAAGTTGATTTTTGACGCAAAAATCATTGTCAGACGTTCTGAAGAATACCAGCAAAAGTTGGGCCAAACCGCTGGGCGAG contains these protein-coding regions:
- a CDS encoding response regulator produces the protein MELADQFASERRTRLAAERLMAQMKTELSDANRALSRHAQSLSTEIVSSREEIGRVKTEAETLKSEVTHVREDLVRAESAMVIAERRLWDSLETIRDGFAVFGPDNNMIVANRAYLAIFEGLEMVQPGIPMSELVELLADEGIVDTGGLSSRAWQAGMLRRLDQPRIEQSILKLWNGQYIRLIDRRTGHGDLVTLALNITEQTKREEQLREAREKAEAANRAKSAFLANMSHEIRTPMNGVVAMADLMTETAMDEEQRAYVETIRSSGEALLVIINDVLDYSKIEADQISFKSQPFDLEKCIHEVVTLLQPGALDKGLQIAVDYDLFMPTSYTGDAGRIRQILTNLVGNAIKFTEEGHIVIRVVGLPGEGDRDYRVHITVEDTGIGIPADKLETVFREFQQVENERDRTHDGTGLGLAITQRLVTAMGGEVWVDSRENVGSGFGFFLPMVAIEDVEPDDISAPKWMERAIVLDAPGMNRTVLQKQLGLIGLKTVMADSVNAIVEAQPHEKDIVFLGHGVGEENEFRMAEKLRGQFPVAGMFLLVSGPTRVPEGGMAFDRLLQRPVLRAAMMDCLLSLEEPALQEKVEEPSNAPIRADVDQSDVVREDEFSAVTRTTPVEAEATWSIEEIGPQAGAAEAPDPTEVPEVARNSSASADTTSERDLDAPTSEKLTLLGDRVDHPPTVQSNKPVNQSRTGSDHFEFHAPAHSKPDAPVPVSDPAVDKVWMPGVGKAEAEPPAPQIPRPMRVLAAEDNRTNRFVIEKMLKDLNIDLVFAVNGVEAVELFENWAPDIVFTDISMPKMDGKEATRRIRFIEAERGSEPCPIIAITAHAMDGDAEDILASGVDHYLTKPLKKSS
- the yaaA gene encoding peroxide stress protein YaaA, producing the protein MLTVISPAKRLDWSPCQAKMTTPIFDSEASRLAGHARQLSLGKLKSLMDISDDLARLNRERFKSYESEPAEEATRPAIFAFAGDTYIGLDANSLDEQALERAQSHLRILSGLYGVLRPLDAIQPYRLEMGSRLKTRRGKSLYEFWGKDISKALNAQAEAIGTTFLVNCASQEYFGAVDPKALKPQIITPHFFEVKNNSPKNVSFFAKKARGAMARFIVENRVTTVDGLADFDAGGYKFQPDLSGDGQLIFHRDAQPAIAGQAA